From the genome of Vulpes lagopus strain Blue_001 chromosome 2, ASM1834538v1, whole genome shotgun sequence, one region includes:
- the LOC121479138 gene encoding uncharacterized protein LOC121479138 codes for MPRAPAGRLFFSHSNARARAESRSGLLPTGHAPVRTRAPSLRLGHSAPRGAGGPTAPSAESSRSIPKVASQALLLGLLLHIGALGCRHTRRTRPLSGFLSSQEPQDHHPEGCPEALLATLRLITRSEGVYCLLSTDRLGIVFRFSPPTDIIESEPLKKKKKMLTTPTPLGLKRKSAQVQGPLSRKSTQYHSHFIHSSKKMLR; via the exons ATGCCGCGGGCCCCCGcggggagactttttttttcccattcgaacgcgcgcgcgcgcgcggaATCGCGCTCTGGGCTGCTTCCTACCGGGCACGCGCCAGTGCGCACGCGCGCTCCCTCCCTTCGCCTCGGTCACTCTGCGccgcgcggggctggggggccaACCGCTCCGTCCGCGGAGTCTTCCCGCAGCATCCCCAAGGTCGCTAGCCAGGCGCTCCTTCTAGGTCTGCTCCTTCACATAGGAGCTCTCGGGTGTCGCCACACACGCCGTACCCGTCCCTTGTCGGGATTCCTGTCGTCGCAG GAGCCTCAGGACCACCACCCAGAAGGCTGCCCGGAGGCCCTGTTAGCCACTCTCCGGCTGATCACACGTTCTGAGGGTGTCTACTGCTTGTTGAGTACCGACCGCCTGGGAATTGTGTTCAGATTTAGTCCACCTACTGACATAATCGAATccgaacctttaaaaaaaaaaaaaaagatgttaaccACTCCAACTCCATTGGGATTAAAGAGGAAATCGGCTCAAGTGCAAGGTCCTCTATCAAGAAAATCCACTCAATACCACTCCcacttcattcattcttccaagAAGATGCTCCGTTAA